Within Longimicrobium sp., the genomic segment GGCCAACTTCACCATCGAGGTGCCGCGCGGGGTGGTGGTGCGCGTGGGCAGCGGCAACGGCGACGTGACGGTGGACGGCGCCACGGCGGACGTGAACGCCTCGTCGGGGAACGGCGACGTGCGGGTGGGCTCGGGCGCGGCGCGGGTGGACGTCTCCAGCGGCAACGGCGCGGTGATGGTGGACGCCGCCCGCGGGCCCGTGCACGCCAGCACCGGCAACGGGCGGGTGATGGTCTCCACGGCCCAGGGCCCGGTGGAGGCGTCCAGCGGCAACGGCAGCATCGACGTGTCGATGGCCTCGCTGCGCGGCGACGACGACATGGAGTTCAGCAGCGGCAACGGGAGCATCACGCTGCGCGTCCCCGCGGACTTCTCGGCCGAGATCGAGGCCTCGACCGGCAACGGCGGCTTCGAGTCCGACTTCCCCCTGCGCGTGGTGGGCCGCATGAGCCAGCACCGCGTGCACGGCACCATCGGCAGCGGCGGCCGCAGCGTGCGCATGTCCACCGGCAACGGGAGCATCCGGGTGCTGCGCGCGGGGACGTAACCGACAGTGCGAAGTGCGAGGTGCGA encodes:
- a CDS encoding DUF4097 family beta strand repeat-containing protein codes for the protein MTSWYTAPRAVFALSMLALSGYAAVAPASSHGRGLQQDFDWNGEIAPGATLRVFTTAGTVTVRQAAGRTARVHGETRDADDEQIRYLTDRDGGDVRICAVREGGECNDNGVRDRDRGWSRRNRRAKANFTIEVPRGVVVRVGSGNGDVTVDGATADVNASSGNGDVRVGSGAARVDVSSGNGAVMVDAARGPVHASTGNGRVMVSTAQGPVEASSGNGSIDVSMASLRGDDDMEFSSGNGSITLRVPADFSAEIEASTGNGGFESDFPLRVVGRMSQHRVHGTIGSGGRSVRMSTGNGSIRVLRAGT